A region of Neovison vison isolate M4711 chromosome 7, ASM_NN_V1, whole genome shotgun sequence DNA encodes the following proteins:
- the LYPD3 gene encoding ly6/PLAUR domain-containing protein 3 has translation MDPARKAGSQAVIRTTGWLVLLMLLLGGGAQALECYSCVQKADDGCSPQKTKTVKCAPGVNVCTEAVGAVETIHGQFSVAVRGCGSGLPGKNDRGLDLHGLLAFIQLQQCSQDRCNTKLNLTSRALNPAGNESAYQPNGAECYSCVGLSREACQGTAPPVVSCYNASDRVYKGCFDGNVTLTAANVTVSLPVRGCVQDEFCTRDVVTGPGFTLSGSCCQGSRCNSDLHNKTFFSPRIPPLVLLPAPKPTTLATTTSITTSTPVPTTLVSTSKPTSAPANQTSPQEVHQETSQKGESSVAGGAPGHQDRSNMGHHPTKGVAYSKGSVTPFIGLVAPLLAVAAGNLL, from the exons ATGGACCCTgccaggaaagcaggctcccaggcagTGATTCGGACTACGGGCTGGCTGGTTCTGTTGATGCtccttcttggaggag GAGCGCAGGCCCTGGAGTGCTACAGCTGCGTGCAGAAAGCAGATGATGGATGCTCTCCACAGAAGACCAAGACGGTGAAGTGCGCGCCGGGCGTGAACGTCTGCACAGAGGCCGTGGGGGCGGTGGAGACCA tCCACGGGCAGTTCTCGGTGGCAGTGCGGGGCTGCGGTTCGGGACTCCCGGGCAAGAATGACCGCGGCCTGGACCTTCACGGGCTACTGGCCTTCATCCAGCTGCAGCAGTGCTCCCAGGACCGCTGCAACACCAAACTCAACCTCACGTCCCGAGCGCTGAACCCCGCAG GCAATGAGAGCGCGTACCAGCCCAACGGTGCCGAGTGCTACAGCTGCGTGGGGCTGAGCCGCGAGGCGTGCCAGGGTACGGCGCCGCCCGTCGTCAGCTGCTACAACGCCAGCGACCGCGTCTACAAGGGCTGCTTCGACGGTAACGTCACCCTGACGGCAG CAAATGTGACTGTGTCCTTGCCTGTTCGGGGCTGTGTCCAGGACGAGTTCTGCACCCGGGATGTGGTGACAGGCCCAGGGTTCACACTCAGTGGCTCCTGCTGCCAGGGGTCCCGCTGTAACTCGGATCTCCACAACAAGACCTTTTTCTCTCCTCGAATCCCACCCCTTGTTCTGCTGCCTGCTCCTAAGCCCACCACTCTGGCCACAACCACCTCCATCACTACTTCTACCCCAGTCCCAACCACACTCGTCTCTACCAGCAAACCCACCTCAGCCCCAGCCAACCAGACTTCTCCACAGGAAGTACATCAAGAGACCTCCCAGAAAGGGGAATCTAGCGTGGCTGGAGGCGCCCCTGGCCACCAGGACCGAAGTAATATGGGGCATCACCCTACAAAAGGTGTGGCCTATAGTAAAGGCTCTGTGACTCCCTTCATTGGGCTGGTGGCCCCTCTGTTGGCTGTGGCTGCTGGCAACTTACTTTGA